Below is a window of Fibrobacter sp. UWB11 DNA.
ACAGAACCAGCCACTCCAGACTGCGAAGCCATCATGATATTGTTACCGAGACGGCAGTTATGCGCCACTTGCACGAACGTATCAAAATGGCAATCATCACCAATTACTGTTGGCGAAATAAAACCAGCAGCAACAACATCGTTTGCACTGAAGCTACAGCGGTTTCCGATGCGGACCCCCGCCAAGTGCGGAACCATACGACGTTTACCTTGATACTCGTAAAATCCAAAACCGCGAGGTCCCACGACAACGCCTGCCTGGAACACGCAATCTTCGCCAATCGTCACGCGCGGATAGACGGTCACATTCGCTTCAAGAACCGTGCCTGCACCAATCGTAGCGCCATTCATCACAACACAATTCGGGCCAATAACAGCGTTCTCGCCCACCACGCCCTCGATTACCGCCGAAGCATGAACCTGCGCAGACGCCGCAATTTTTCTCGGTTCAAATGTTTCACGACGTTCAACAAATTCTTTCATGAACGTCACCATTGCATGGTACGGATTTTCGACCGGGCATACAAAATGCACATTCGGCAAGAGCTCCGAACGACCATTCACGCAATACTTTTCGTATAAATTCGGGACAAATAACAGTCCCGCCGTAACGCCCGCAAAAGCGCTTGCACTTACGCCACCAGCATTCCCTGCAAGCCCCGTTTCCGTCTTGGCATCGCCAGTCCAGAACGAGACATCATGCGGCCCCGCTTGGTCGAGCGAAGAAAAACCAGTCAGTTCAAAATTCAAAGAGCCCTCATCCGAAGGCTTCTTTAAGTTCATTTGTTCAAAAACTTCCGATAGTTTTACCGAAAGCATCATTCCTCCAACGAAAGCATGCGTACTTGAGTGGCAAAGTCAATCTTTACACGACTGCCAACTTTACCGCTCAAATCTTC
It encodes the following:
- a CDS encoding UDP-3-O-(3-hydroxymyristoyl)glucosamine N-acyltransferase, with the translated sequence MMLSVKLSEVFEQMNLKKPSDEGSLNFELTGFSSLDQAGPHDVSFWTGDAKTETGLAGNAGGVSASAFAGVTAGLLFVPNLYEKYCVNGRSELLPNVHFVCPVENPYHAMVTFMKEFVERRETFEPRKIAASAQVHASAVIEGVVGENAVIGPNCVVMNGATIGAGTVLEANVTVYPRVTIGEDCVFQAGVVVGPRGFGFYEYQGKRRMVPHLAGVRIGNRCSFSANDVVAAGFISPTVIGDDCHFDTFVQVAHNCRLGNNIMMASQSGVAGSVVMEDDVEFAGGVQSAGHLTIGKGVKVAAKAGVTKSLKAGKVYAGYPAEEIDVWRRSVVKLRMMGKK